A genomic window from Halorubrum lacusprofundi ATCC 49239 includes:
- a CDS encoding DUF555 domain-containing protein — MDCRVVVEAAVPVYDVETADEAIRIAISKTGEMLNPDLNYVEIETGNRTSPGGEELLPAFVAADEALVALQLRMDVFNVDREEHASRVARKEIGQRLRNIPLEVLRVEEIEGDSAKQSSTDSAEDGDSAHRDAIDSDGDSDE; from the coding sequence ATGGACTGCCGAGTCGTCGTCGAGGCCGCGGTTCCGGTGTATGACGTGGAGACCGCCGACGAAGCGATCCGGATCGCCATCTCGAAGACGGGTGAGATGCTCAACCCGGACCTCAACTACGTCGAGATCGAGACCGGAAACCGCACGTCGCCCGGCGGCGAGGAGCTTTTGCCGGCGTTTGTCGCCGCCGACGAGGCCCTCGTCGCGCTCCAGCTCCGGATGGACGTGTTCAACGTCGACCGCGAAGAACACGCGAGCCGCGTCGCCCGCAAAGAGATCGGTCAGCGGCTTCGGAACATTCCGCTGGAGGTGCTTCGCGTCGAGGAGATCGAGGGCGACTCCGCGAAGCAGTCGTCGACAGACAGTGCGGAGGATGGCGACTCGGCACACAGAGACGCGATCGACTCCGATGGCGACTCCGACGAGTAA
- a CDS encoding DNA-3-methyladenine glycosylase family protein, giving the protein MERGAIDVANLAGPFDLQATVESGQSYLWNRADGRTYEDLHAYGGDAWYETVVDPIPGVVDERALIRVRQEGGVRDGTLHWESSVDAVPLLEHLFRLDDDLDAILDATPDLPLLKRAYDAYEGMRLTRDPVFPCLISFICSAQMRVARIHGMQRRLRETYGDAVTVDGEEYRAFPTPDQLASRTESELRDLSLGYRAPYVQRTAEMIASGEADPREAANLPYEEARESLTKFVGVGDKVADCVLLFSLGFLEAVPLDTWIRTTIEEYYPDCERGNYTDTSRAIREQFGGEFAGYAQTYVFYHLRAGGE; this is encoded by the coding sequence ATGGAACGAGGCGCGATCGACGTCGCGAATCTGGCTGGCCCGTTCGATCTTCAAGCGACCGTCGAGAGCGGACAGAGCTACCTCTGGAACCGCGCCGACGGCAGGACCTACGAGGACCTCCACGCATACGGCGGCGACGCGTGGTACGAGACCGTCGTCGATCCGATACCGGGCGTCGTTGACGAGCGGGCTCTCATACGGGTGCGACAGGAGGGCGGCGTGCGCGACGGGACTCTCCACTGGGAATCGTCGGTGGACGCGGTCCCCCTCTTGGAACACCTATTCCGGCTCGATGACGACCTCGATGCGATTCTCGATGCAACCCCGGATCTTCCCCTCCTCAAGCGGGCGTACGACGCGTACGAGGGGATGCGCCTCACGCGCGACCCGGTCTTTCCGTGTCTGATATCGTTTATTTGCTCGGCACAGATGCGCGTCGCGCGGATTCACGGGATGCAGCGCCGTCTGAGGGAGACGTATGGCGACGCCGTAACGGTCGACGGTGAGGAGTACCGCGCATTTCCGACGCCGGACCAGCTCGCGTCGCGGACCGAGTCGGAGCTTCGCGACCTCTCGCTCGGGTACCGCGCTCCCTACGTGCAACGGACCGCAGAGATGATCGCATCTGGTGAGGCGGATCCGCGAGAGGCGGCGAACCTCCCGTACGAAGAGGCCCGCGAGTCGCTGACGAAGTTCGTCGGCGTCGGCGACAAGGTTGCTGACTGCGTGCTGTTGTTCTCGCTCGGCTTCCTTGAGGCGGTCCCGCTCGACACGTGGATCCGGACGACGATCGAGGAGTACTACCCGGACTGCGAGCGCGGGAACTACACTGACACGTCGCGTGCGATCCGGGAACAGTTCGGCGGGGAGTTCGCCGGCTACGCGCAGACGTACGTCTTCTACCACCTCCGCGCGGGCGGGGAGTAG
- a CDS encoding SRPBCC family protein: protein MPTYRRTTRVPAPIDEVWAFHSTIDGLRELTPDWMHLQIAGVEGPDGEPDPDVLTEGSQIRMSIRPFGVGPRQRWTSRITERDPHDETALGDRAHFIDEMVGGPFRTWEHTHAFYADVEETLLVDTVAYRLPFGPLGDAAGPFAKVGFEGMFQDRHRRTISRFES from the coding sequence ATGCCGACGTATCGACGGACGACCCGCGTTCCGGCCCCCATCGACGAGGTGTGGGCGTTTCACTCCACGATTGACGGGCTTCGCGAGCTCACGCCCGATTGGATGCACCTCCAAATTGCGGGCGTCGAAGGGCCAGACGGAGAGCCGGATCCGGATGTGCTCACCGAGGGCTCACAGATCCGGATGTCCATACGACCGTTTGGCGTCGGGCCGCGACAGCGGTGGACCTCCCGGATCACCGAGCGAGACCCTCACGACGAGACCGCGCTCGGCGATCGCGCGCACTTTATCGATGAGATGGTTGGCGGCCCGTTCCGAACGTGGGAGCACACGCACGCGTTCTACGCCGACGTGGAGGAGACGCTCTTGGTCGACACCGTCGCGTACCGACTCCCATTCGGTCCGCTCGGGGACGCAGCCGGCCCGTTTGCGAAGGTCGGGTTCGAAGGGATGTTTCAGGACCGACATCGGCGGACAATCTCCCGGTTCGAGTCGTAG
- a CDS encoding DMT family transporter: protein MSTNLRVSPAVGLVIAVTAVSGGAILVRLSDAPSSVAAFYRVLFTTLPLVPVALWRYRTQLAGITRQDLIFATLSGIALALHFAAWFESLNWTSVAASVTLVQAQPVFVALGAWLLLRERVTSRMTVGIAVAVAGMMAMSLGDLLGGVLVGPRPIYGNGLALFGAIMAAGYVLAGRSIRQRVALIPYVVVVYGVCTLSLLAIVLAEGHALTGYPPSEWAIFVGLAVGPGLLGHTVLNWALAHLKSSVVSVSLLGEPVGATILAFVFLAEAPTAFTLAGGAVVLGGIGLTATESRA, encoded by the coding sequence ATGTCGACGAATCTGCGCGTCTCACCGGCGGTCGGGCTTGTGATTGCGGTGACCGCTGTGAGCGGGGGGGCGATTCTCGTCCGCCTCAGTGACGCGCCGAGTTCGGTCGCCGCATTCTATCGGGTGCTGTTTACAACGCTCCCGCTGGTCCCCGTCGCACTCTGGCGCTATCGGACACAGCTCGCCGGCATCACTCGCCAAGACCTCATATTCGCGACGCTCTCAGGGATCGCGCTCGCGCTGCACTTCGCTGCGTGGTTCGAGAGCCTCAACTGGACGAGCGTCGCTGCGAGCGTCACGCTTGTTCAGGCGCAGCCGGTGTTCGTGGCGCTCGGGGCGTGGCTCCTGTTGCGCGAGCGCGTGACGTCTCGGATGACCGTGGGCATCGCGGTGGCTGTCGCCGGAATGATGGCGATGTCGCTCGGCGATCTCCTTGGCGGCGTGCTGGTCGGACCGCGACCGATCTACGGGAACGGACTGGCACTGTTCGGCGCCATCATGGCCGCTGGATACGTGCTCGCTGGACGATCGATTCGCCAGCGGGTCGCGCTGATCCCCTACGTGGTGGTCGTGTACGGTGTCTGTACCCTCTCACTCCTCGCGATCGTTCTCGCGGAGGGGCACGCATTAACCGGGTATCCGCCGAGCGAATGGGCGATCTTTGTCGGCCTCGCCGTCGGACCGGGGCTGTTGGGTCACACCGTGCTCAACTGGGCGCTCGCGCACCTCAAATCGAGCGTCGTATCGGTGTCGTTGCTCGGCGAACCGGTCGGGGCAACGATTCTCGCGTTCGTGTTCCTCGCGGAGGCTCCCACGGCGTTCACGCTCGCCGGTGGCGCCGTCGTTCTCGGTGGTATTGGTCTCACCGCAACCGAAAGCAGAGCGTGA
- a CDS encoding DUF7504 family protein, with protein sequence MWSHKFMRFVDEGNVTMPVPTQSGRHFTVRVSDRGQPPVRDGAASEQVISVLFETGIEEWRRGWRQITGTLPKREAIVSASDLTRGAAMATQVVPDRRLAYTVLGAPVDVERILDAVAGHVVDARDLEFTVIVDDLEPLLAERGRDAVVEFTDGLRTRLEDCNGSVVIGCSYAERTAPSVASLFDPVDNVERIDHSVDAALDGLRRDDPTTFGYVRHHWAEARTGVELCERNYPQAKQVHAILSESGTTPRTLGATLSGLVTLGVLDTWSETVGPTRYDLTAYKPARMWAIGATLATETDGDDKNDEIDAPLGE encoded by the coding sequence ATGTGGTCCCATAAGTTTATGCGGTTTGTTGATGAAGGGAATGTAACGATGCCTGTTCCGACGCAGTCCGGCCGCCATTTCACGGTACGTGTGTCCGATCGCGGACAACCACCGGTCCGTGACGGTGCTGCTTCGGAACAGGTGATCTCGGTGTTGTTCGAAACGGGAATCGAGGAGTGGCGGCGAGGGTGGCGGCAAATTACGGGTACGCTCCCGAAGCGAGAGGCTATCGTTTCTGCTAGCGATCTCACGCGTGGTGCCGCCATGGCCACTCAGGTCGTACCAGACCGGCGGCTCGCCTACACTGTACTTGGCGCACCAGTCGACGTCGAGCGCATCCTTGATGCGGTTGCAGGTCACGTTGTGGACGCTCGTGATCTCGAATTCACTGTGATTGTCGACGACCTCGAACCCCTGTTAGCCGAGCGTGGTCGAGATGCAGTGGTAGAGTTTACCGACGGGTTACGTACTCGACTCGAAGACTGTAATGGAAGTGTTGTGATCGGCTGTTCGTACGCGGAACGGACGGCGCCGTCAGTCGCGTCACTGTTCGATCCTGTCGACAATGTCGAGCGGATCGATCACTCAGTTGACGCGGCCCTCGACGGACTCCGGCGAGACGATCCGACGACGTTCGGCTACGTCCGCCATCATTGGGCGGAAGCACGAACTGGCGTCGAACTGTGTGAACGGAACTATCCGCAGGCGAAGCAGGTTCACGCGATACTTTCCGAATCGGGGACGACGCCGCGGACGCTTGGCGCGACCCTGTCAGGACTGGTCACACTTGGTGTCTTAGACACATGGAGTGAGACCGTTGGCCCGACGCGATACGACCTCACTGCGTACAAGCCGGCACGTATGTGGGCGATCGGGGCGACGCTAGCGACTGAAACTGACGGGGACGACAAAAACGACGAAATTGACGCACCGCTCGGAGAGTAA
- a CDS encoding TATA-box-binding protein, which translates to MTNPADSIEIQNVVASTGIGQELDLEALAEDLPGADFNPDNFPGLVYRTQEPKAAALIFRSGKIVCTGAKSIDDVHEALGIIFEKLRGLQIPVEEDPEITVQNIVSSADLGHNLNLNALAIGLGLEDVEYEPEQFPGLVYRMDEPEVVILLFGSGKIVITGGKRTDDAEEAVEEIVERIEGLGLLG; encoded by the coding sequence ATGACGAACCCTGCAGATTCGATCGAGATCCAGAACGTAGTTGCATCGACGGGGATCGGCCAAGAGCTCGATTTGGAGGCGCTCGCCGAGGACCTTCCGGGCGCTGATTTCAACCCCGACAACTTCCCGGGGCTCGTCTACCGGACCCAGGAACCGAAGGCGGCCGCGCTCATTTTCCGGTCAGGGAAGATCGTCTGCACGGGTGCGAAAAGCATCGATGACGTTCACGAGGCGCTCGGGATCATCTTCGAGAAACTCCGCGGACTGCAGATTCCCGTCGAAGAGGACCCGGAAATCACCGTTCAGAACATCGTCTCGAGCGCCGACCTCGGGCACAACCTTAACCTCAACGCGCTCGCGATCGGGCTTGGACTCGAAGACGTCGAGTACGAGCCGGAGCAGTTCCCGGGTCTCGTGTACCGGATGGACGAACCGGAAGTCGTGATTCTCCTGTTTGGGAGTGGGAAGATCGTCATCACCGGTGGGAAGCGGACCGACGACGCGGAAGAAGCCGTAGAGGAGATCGTCGAACGGATCGAAGGGCTCGGCCTACTAGGATAG
- a CDS encoding Cdc6/Cdc18 family protein, giving the protein MDAADDLFTREDPIFANKELLEISHLPGEGRIVGRDDEIADLATAVNPAIFGQSPSNVLIYGKTGTGKSLCAKYVSKRLVSTAGEEGVNATFAYVDCAQDTTETQAVQTIADAVNDPDATGINVPDKGLSTSTYYKRLWRILDQRYDVVLIILDEIDKLDDDAILMQLSRAGEAGKITDCKLGVVGISNKIQYKDRMDERVKSSLCEREFVFPPYDANQLREIMQARADAFHDDVLEPSTIPRAAALAAREHGDARKAIDILRYAGEIAQSNGEPTVKEKFVTQARERAETDRFRELIRGSTPHSRYVLQALALLSLSSGRQDGFRTSRVYEIYENICRQEGSDSLSLRRVRDLLKEHAFLDIIEQSKHSGGSAEGSYTKHQLLEDPSVVKEVLTEDASQ; this is encoded by the coding sequence ATGGACGCAGCGGACGACCTCTTCACTAGGGAGGACCCGATCTTCGCGAACAAGGAACTCCTCGAGATCAGCCATCTCCCCGGAGAGGGTCGGATCGTCGGCCGCGACGACGAGATCGCCGACCTTGCGACGGCGGTCAATCCGGCGATTTTCGGTCAGAGCCCGAGTAACGTTCTGATCTACGGAAAGACGGGAACCGGGAAGTCGCTCTGCGCAAAGTACGTCTCAAAGCGCCTCGTTTCAACCGCGGGCGAGGAAGGCGTCAACGCGACGTTCGCGTACGTCGACTGCGCACAGGACACGACCGAGACACAGGCCGTTCAGACAATCGCCGACGCGGTGAACGATCCGGACGCCACCGGGATCAACGTCCCGGATAAGGGTCTCTCCACCTCGACGTATTACAAGCGGCTCTGGCGGATCCTCGATCAGCGCTACGACGTTGTCCTCATTATCCTCGACGAGATCGACAAACTCGACGACGACGCGATCTTGATGCAGCTTTCGCGAGCCGGCGAGGCCGGCAAGATCACCGACTGCAAGCTTGGAGTCGTGGGTATCAGCAACAAGATCCAGTACAAGGACCGCATGGACGAACGAGTCAAATCGAGTCTCTGTGAGCGCGAGTTTGTGTTCCCTCCGTACGATGCCAACCAACTCCGTGAAATTATGCAGGCGCGCGCGGACGCGTTTCACGACGATGTCCTCGAACCGTCGACGATCCCGCGCGCTGCCGCGCTCGCCGCGCGCGAACACGGTGACGCGCGCAAGGCCATTGACATCCTTCGGTACGCAGGTGAGATCGCACAGAGTAACGGCGAACCGACGGTTAAAGAGAAGTTCGTTACACAGGCACGCGAGCGCGCGGAGACCGACCGATTCCGTGAACTCATCCGCGGCTCGACGCCGCACTCTCGATACGTCCTTCAGGCGCTCGCGCTGCTCTCGCTTTCGAGCGGTCGTCAGGATGGGTTCCGAACCAGCCGCGTGTACGAAATATACGAAAACATCTGCCGACAGGAGGGCTCTGACAGCCTCTCTCTCCGTCGAGTCCGTGACCTTCTCAAGGAGCACGCTTTCCTCGACATTATCGAACAGTCGAAACACAGCGGGGGAAGCGCGGAAGGGAGCTACACAAAACACCAGCTGTTGGAGGACCCGAGCGTTGTCAAAGAAGTACTGACAGAAGACGCCTCCCAGTAA
- a CDS encoding NADP-dependent malic enzyme, with protein sequence MGLDDDAREYHRREPPGKIAIETTKPTNTQRDLSLAYSPGVAAPCRDIAAEPESVFEYTAKGNLVAVVSNGSAVLGLGDIGASASKPVMEGKGVLFKRFADIDVFDIELDIEEVDPFCEAVKAMEPTFGGVNLEDIKAPECFKIEERLREEMDVPVFHDDQHGTAIISGAALMNATEISGKDLSEIDIVFSGAGASAIASARFYVSLGAKKENITMCDSSGIITEERVENGGVNEYKSQFASDVEGGDLADAMEDADVFVGLSVGGIVSQEMVRSMASDPIIFAMANPDPEITYEDAKDARDDTVIMATGRSDYPNMVNNVLGFPFLFRGALDVRATEINEEMKRAAAEALAELARKDVPDAVVKAYGDDPLQFGADYVIPKPLDPRVLFEVAPSVAKAAMDSESARTEIDLEQYRERLEARLGKSREMMRVVLNKAKSDPKRIALAEGTDEKMIRAAYQLSEQGIAEPVLLGDADEIARTADRLGLSFQPEIVDPENRDVSAYGDQLYQLRKRKGITSREANELVRRDTNYLGSVMVKSGDVDAMLTGLTHHYPSALRPPLQVVGSAADTDTVAGVYMLTFKNRVIFCADTTVNQDPDAETLAEVTRHTAELARRFNVEPRAAMLSYSNFGSVDNVGTRKPREAVDILHNDADVDFPVDGEMQADTAVVDDILNDTYEFSELDEAANVLVFPNLEAGNIGYKLLQRLGGAEAIGPMLVGMDEPVHVLQRGDEVKDIVNLASVAVVDAQE encoded by the coding sequence ATGGGACTAGACGACGACGCGAGAGAGTATCACCGACGGGAGCCGCCGGGGAAGATCGCGATCGAGACCACGAAGCCGACGAACACCCAGCGAGACCTCTCGCTCGCGTATTCACCCGGGGTCGCGGCGCCGTGTCGCGACATCGCCGCAGAGCCAGAATCGGTGTTCGAGTACACGGCGAAGGGAAACCTCGTCGCGGTCGTCTCGAACGGGTCTGCCGTCCTCGGTCTCGGCGACATCGGCGCGTCGGCGTCGAAGCCCGTCATGGAGGGGAAGGGTGTGCTGTTCAAGCGCTTCGCCGACATCGACGTGTTCGACATCGAGCTCGATATCGAGGAGGTCGACCCGTTCTGTGAGGCGGTGAAGGCGATGGAACCGACCTTCGGCGGCGTAAACCTCGAGGACATCAAGGCGCCCGAGTGCTTCAAGATCGAGGAGCGACTCCGCGAGGAGATGGACGTACCCGTGTTCCACGACGACCAGCACGGGACCGCAATTATCTCCGGCGCGGCGCTGATGAACGCGACGGAGATCTCCGGGAAGGACCTCTCCGAGATCGACATCGTGTTCTCGGGTGCGGGCGCGTCCGCGATCGCGTCGGCCCGGTTCTACGTCTCCCTCGGTGCAAAGAAGGAGAACATCACGATGTGCGACTCCTCCGGCATCATCACCGAGGAACGCGTCGAGAACGGTGGGGTCAACGAGTACAAGAGTCAGTTCGCCAGCGACGTGGAGGGGGGTGACCTCGCCGACGCGATGGAGGACGCAGACGTGTTTGTCGGGCTCTCCGTCGGCGGAATCGTCTCGCAGGAGATGGTCCGATCGATGGCGTCGGATCCGATCATCTTCGCGATGGCGAACCCCGATCCGGAGATCACCTACGAGGACGCGAAAGACGCCCGCGACGACACGGTGATCATGGCGACGGGCCGGTCCGACTACCCGAACATGGTGAACAACGTGCTCGGGTTCCCGTTCCTGTTCCGCGGGGCGCTCGACGTGCGCGCGACGGAGATTAACGAGGAGATGAAGCGGGCCGCCGCGGAGGCGCTCGCGGAGCTGGCTCGCAAGGACGTACCGGACGCTGTCGTGAAAGCGTACGGCGACGATCCGCTCCAGTTCGGGGCGGACTACGTAATCCCGAAGCCCCTCGACCCGCGCGTGCTCTTCGAGGTCGCTCCGAGCGTCGCGAAGGCGGCGATGGATTCTGAGTCGGCACGGACCGAGATCGATCTCGAACAGTACCGAGAGCGGCTGGAGGCACGCCTCGGAAAGTCCCGCGAGATGATGCGGGTCGTGTTGAACAAGGCGAAAAGCGACCCGAAGCGCATCGCGCTCGCGGAGGGGACGGACGAGAAGATGATCCGCGCGGCCTACCAGCTCTCCGAGCAGGGGATCGCCGAGCCGGTCCTGCTCGGAGACGCCGATGAGATCGCCCGGACCGCCGATCGACTCGGGCTCTCGTTCCAACCGGAGATAGTCGACCCGGAAAACCGTGATGTGTCGGCGTACGGCGATCAGCTTTACCAACTTCGCAAACGGAAGGGTATCACCAGCCGGGAGGCGAACGAACTGGTCCGGAGAGACACGAACTACCTCGGGAGCGTCATGGTGAAGTCGGGAGACGTCGACGCGATGCTCACGGGACTCACCCACCACTACCCGTCGGCGCTCCGACCGCCGTTACAGGTCGTTGGCTCCGCGGCTGACACCGACACCGTCGCCGGTGTCTACATGCTCACGTTCAAGAATCGGGTCATTTTCTGTGCCGACACGACGGTGAATCAGGATCCCGACGCGGAGACGCTCGCGGAGGTTACTCGCCACACGGCCGAACTCGCCCGCCGATTTAACGTCGAGCCGCGCGCGGCGATGCTCTCGTACTCCAACTTCGGCAGCGTCGACAACGTGGGAACTCGAAAACCGCGCGAAGCCGTCGATATCCTTCACAATGACGCGGATGTCGACTTCCCCGTCGACGGTGAGATGCAGGCCGACACCGCAGTCGTCGACGACATCCTCAACGACACCTACGAGTTCTCAGAGCTCGACGAGGCCGCGAACGTGCTCGTGTTCCCGAATCTCGAAGCTGGGAACATCGGCTACAAGCTGCTCCAGCGGCTCGGTGGCGCAGAGGCCATTGGTCCGATGCTGGTCGGAATGGACGAGCCCGTCCACGTGCTTCAGCGAGGCGATGAGGTAAAAGATATCGTCAACTTGGCCAGCGTTGCTGTCGTTGATGCACAGGAGTAG
- a CDS encoding DUF7544 domain-containing protein has protein sequence MSWHAVDAVDDAVEATRRFLFPFSLVRWAKLAFLVLLMGGSANAGVSIPAAPDARIAGFAGVSEVWESDTGAMTPSEAVDAVVSDLVPGMPADRLIVAVAIATVVAAVAFSVVSLSLRLVFYDALRTNEVRLWRPFLGHLRQAAGLFVASAALWSIAVGPIALAALVGVAAEAPLGWEPIDSLAAAVGSLSLGPAIVVGLLGSAVVLFATLALRLTYEFVVPAMIVEDIGVLAGWRRTWDAVSGEWPQVLVYLAVHFFVRLGTAIVEGIAFVIAGSAVAGIAGIALLLAAVLLGGLGALVSTTAGTVTVVLVVLVAVVTLLAVTLPISLVTRSYLISYEVATLGGIDSGLALLHPDIHPKFTDRD, from the coding sequence ATGAGTTGGCACGCCGTCGACGCGGTAGACGACGCCGTCGAGGCCACTCGTCGATTCCTGTTCCCGTTTAGCCTGGTTCGCTGGGCAAAGCTCGCTTTCCTCGTCCTCCTGATGGGCGGAAGCGCGAACGCCGGCGTGTCGATTCCCGCCGCTCCCGACGCCCGAATTGCGGGATTCGCGGGGGTCTCTGAGGTCTGGGAATCTGATACGGGAGCGATGACTCCGTCTGAGGCCGTCGACGCCGTCGTTTCGGACCTCGTCCCCGGTATGCCGGCCGATCGGCTGATCGTCGCCGTCGCGATCGCGACCGTCGTCGCCGCGGTCGCGTTCTCGGTGGTCTCGCTGTCGCTTCGGCTGGTCTTTTACGACGCGCTCCGGACGAACGAGGTCCGGCTGTGGCGGCCGTTCCTCGGTCACCTCCGGCAGGCGGCCGGGCTGTTCGTCGCCTCCGCGGCCCTCTGGTCGATCGCCGTCGGACCGATCGCGTTGGCCGCGCTCGTCGGCGTCGCGGCAGAGGCGCCGCTCGGATGGGAACCGATCGACTCGTTGGCGGCGGCGGTCGGATCGCTTTCGCTCGGCCCCGCAATCGTCGTAGGGCTCCTCGGGAGCGCGGTCGTCCTGTTCGCGACGCTCGCGCTCCGGCTCACCTACGAGTTCGTTGTCCCGGCGATGATCGTCGAGGATATCGGCGTGCTCGCTGGCTGGCGCCGGACCTGGGACGCGGTGAGCGGAGAGTGGCCGCAGGTACTCGTCTACCTCGCGGTTCACTTCTTCGTCCGTCTCGGAACCGCGATCGTCGAGGGGATCGCGTTCGTGATCGCCGGCTCGGCCGTCGCCGGGATCGCCGGGATCGCACTTCTACTTGCGGCCGTTCTCCTCGGTGGTCTCGGCGCGTTAGTGAGCACGACCGCCGGAACTGTGACGGTTGTGTTGGTCGTGCTCGTCGCCGTGGTAACGCTGCTGGCGGTGACGCTCCCCATCAGCCTCGTTACCAGGTCGTACCTGATTTCGTACGAAGTCGCCACGCTCGGCGGGATTGATTCGGGATTAGCGCTGCTGCATCCGGATATCCATCCGAAATTCACCGACCGCGATTGA
- a CDS encoding DUF7117 family protein, protein MKVRGERECRECGVRWSYYKTGSVECPDCGSLRSVGVDDRTAHTDAPATLDLSAHRARFGDARGTLPEEGVDDLKDDLREYARRRGFIRGGELLPLDDTYLAARELLEAVDLYDRLRDPTDRDREYLLALLAGADDGDRPATKAVPDSLREARGMAAVRAVDEYRTDLLAFLDELAGVDTVEAVGESETASVSVTGDDLLARIDPARALLERLRDRTKRVEALTGDVPPHDADALVDAANSLGEYVRTGDKTALNRARDRLSDTSDTETNHH, encoded by the coding sequence ATGAAGGTCCGCGGCGAACGGGAGTGCCGAGAGTGCGGCGTGCGCTGGTCGTACTATAAGACGGGATCCGTCGAGTGTCCCGACTGTGGATCGCTCAGAAGTGTCGGCGTCGACGACAGGACCGCTCACACCGACGCACCGGCGACTCTCGACCTCAGCGCGCACCGCGCCCGGTTCGGCGACGCACGCGGAACGCTTCCCGAGGAGGGCGTCGACGACCTCAAGGACGACCTCCGCGAGTACGCCCGCAGGCGAGGGTTCATCCGCGGCGGCGAACTGCTTCCGCTTGACGACACATACCTCGCCGCCCGCGAGCTGCTGGAGGCGGTCGATCTGTACGACCGGCTGCGCGACCCCACTGATCGCGACCGAGAGTACCTCCTCGCGCTGCTCGCCGGCGCCGACGACGGCGACCGTCCCGCGACCAAGGCGGTCCCCGACTCCCTCCGCGAGGCGCGCGGGATGGCGGCGGTCCGAGCGGTCGACGAGTACCGGACCGATCTCCTCGCGTTCCTCGACGAGCTTGCTGGGGTCGATACGGTCGAGGCGGTCGGCGAGAGCGAAACCGCGTCCGTCTCCGTCACCGGTGACGATCTACTCGCCCGGATCGACCCCGCTCGGGCGCTCCTCGAACGCCTTCGCGATCGGACAAAACGCGTCGAAGCGCTCACGGGTGACGTCCCCCCGCACGATGCCGATGCCCTCGTCGACGCCGCGAACTCTCTCGGCGAGTACGTTAGAACCGGCGACAAGACCGCGCTTAACCGCGCTCGCGATCGTCTCTCAGATACCTCAGATACTGAGACTAACCATCACTGA
- a CDS encoding DUF7385 family protein, protein MPCFDVHDHRHALKQLKDTGATSLWENRKDVACPVCDAPFDRLFTTRETGTTFPENDGARLCLLRDEGAVHLFRH, encoded by the coding sequence ATGCCCTGTTTCGACGTGCACGACCACCGCCACGCGCTGAAACAGCTCAAGGATACGGGTGCGACGAGTCTTTGGGAGAACCGAAAGGACGTGGCCTGTCCGGTGTGTGACGCCCCGTTCGACCGGCTGTTCACCACTCGAGAGACGGGAACCACGTTCCCAGAGAATGACGGCGCGCGCCTCTGTCTCCTCCGTGACGAGGGCGCAGTTCACCTGTTCCGTCACTGA